In the genome of Sander vitreus isolate 19-12246 chromosome 13, sanVit1, whole genome shotgun sequence, one region contains:
- the mtnr1bb gene encoding melatonin receptor type 1B-B has translation MPDTFTHIKNRTESRLGQLERTLATEGSARPAWVIAILASVLIFTTVVDVLGNLLVIISVFRNRKLRNSGNVFVVSLAFADLVVAFYPYPLVLYALFHDGWALGNTQCMVSGFLMGLSVIGSIFNITGIAVNRYCYICHSFSYSRLYSYRNTLLFVALIWVLTVLAIIPNFFVGSLRYDPRVYSCTFAQNVSSSYTAAVVVVHFLVPIAVVTFCYLRIWVLVIQVRRKVKTEESLRLRPSDLRNFITMFVVFVLFAICWAPLNLIGLAVAIDPSRLAHRIPEWLFVVSYFMAYFNSCLNAIIYGLLNRNFRNEYKRIVTSVWVTRLFVTETSRAATDARSMRSKQSPPPPLNNNDSVRDRTNKE, from the exons ATGCcggacacattcacacacataaagaACCGGACAGAGTCACGGCTGGGACAGCTAGAGCGCACACTGGCCACGGAGGGGAGCGCCCGCCCCGCCTGGGTCATAGCAATCCTGGCCAGCGTTTTGATCTTCACCACGGTGGTGGACGTGCTGGGGAATCTGCTGGTGATCATCTCGGTGTTCAGGAACCGCAAACTGAGGAACTCAG GTAATGTGTTTGTGGTGAGTTTGGCCTTTGCTGACCTTGTGGTAGCCTTCTACCCATACCCCTTGGTTCTCTATGCCCTCTTCCATGACGGATGGGCACTGGGAAACACACAATGCATG GTTAGCGGTTTTCTCATGGGGCTGAGTGTCATTGGTTCCATTTTCAACATCACTGGGATTGCAGTAAACAGATATTGCTACATCTGTCACTCATTCTCCTACAGTCGTCTGTACAGCTATCGCAACACTCTGCTGTTTGTTGCCTTAATTTGGGTGCTCACAGTATTGGCCATTATCCCCAATTTCTTTGTTGGCTCCCTGCGCTATGACCCGCGGGTCTACTCCTGCACCTTCGCCCAGAATGTCAGCAGTTCctacacagcagcagtagtGGTGGTTCACTTCTTGGTTCCCATTGCAGTGGTTACCTTCTGTTATCTACGCATCTGGGTACTTGTGATTCAG GTGCGACGTAAGGTGAAGACAGAGGAAAGCCTTCGCCTCAGACCAAGTGACTTGCGGAATTTCATCACCATGTTTGTGGTCTTTGTGCTGTTTGCCATCTGCTGGGCTCCACTTAACCTGATTGGCTTGGCCGTGGCCATAGATCCGTCCCGTTTGGCTCACCGTATCCCTGAGTGGCTTTTTGTGGTCAGCTACTTCATGGCCTACTTCAATAGCTGTCTGAATGCCATCATTTATGGCTTACTCAACAGGAATTTCAGGAACGAGTACAAACGCATTGTCACTTCCGTCTGGGTGACTCGGCTTTTTGTGACAGAGACTTCTCGAGCCGCTACGGACGCCAGGAGCATGAGAAGCAAGCAATCGCCGCCTCCGCCACTCAACAACAACGATTCAGTCAGAGATCGCACAAACAAAGAATGA